The sequence TCTAAATACTTCTTTATTCCCACCTCTGTGAATCTCCATGCCGCTTTATTTCCCTTGAGGTCAGGGACTTGCTCAAGTTCTCCATTGTCCCTCATCTTATAAAAATGGTTTTTCATGGTGTTTTCTGAACTGATCCCCGTAAGCTCTCGACCAATTCTGTTTGTAATAGAACCATGTTCACAGACATACGCAATAATTGCTTCTATTGGCGACTCCAAAGGTTCATGTTTAATTGTCACCAAGACACTAGTTTCTTTTTCTTCAACCTTTGGAGGTTTTAGTTTTAAATTTTTCATAGCATCAAAGGCAGTGTTTAACCCTTCACCAACGTCTTTATTTGGGGGGTTCGGGAATTTGTTTATAAGTCTAACTATTTTAGGGTTTCTGGAATATTGTTCTGCCAAAATATTCTCAACTGTGATGTATCCAGGAAGTGTCCCCGGGCTTTCCACTTCTATTCTGTTATCAAAAATCCTGACTTGAATGTCTGTCTGAATACTGTAGTCACGATGTATAATCGCATTTGTCAGTATCTCGTGGAGCGTTTCCGAGGGGTATTGAATGGATTCTAGATTTCCGTTTCGGTATACTCTTATACTTTCAACGATTTCTTTTACTTTATTTACAGCCTCATATATTATTTCGTAAAGACATCCCTCTATAGTAATGGGGTCCCCGGCAAGGTGGTCTCTTTCCCCCTTTTCTTCTCGGCTTTTATATTGCAATATTTTTATACCACTTTGTTTAGGTAGAAATGCCTGCGGTTCATCACTAAACAAAAGTACACCAGCAACAGTAGGTTTTTCTTTGATGATTAGTTGCTGTTTGCAAAGCCATTCATCGGGCTCAACGTTTGGGACTGTGTTTAGAACAAACTCCAACGCAACTAGAGAATTGGATATTTCATCAGTGTTGATTGGTACGAGTTCGTCTTCAAATGAGCTGATCCCTTTCGAATATTCTAATTCTTTTATTCTTTCTTCGGTCAGTTTAACGCTTTGGGCGGACCGACGTAGGTAAACATTGCCGTCAGATGCTTTGATTACTTTGGGATTTTTGCGTACTTCAATATGAAGAACAAGATCATTATTTTCAGGGTGTTGAAGGAATTTGCAGTCGTATCCTGAAGGGAAGTTAAAAATCTCATCGAAAGTTTGTATAATTTGGTTGGCGTCTTCTTGCCTTTCAAAACCATCCCATACGAAGCTATTTTCTTGTTCAGCGATTCCTACATAGAGTTCACCTCCTGCAGCGTTGGCAAAGCCAGAGAGGCTTTTGGTCAGTTTCCCAGGAGTTATTCTTTTGTCTTTGAAGTCAATGAAATGCGACTCTTGCTTTGCAAGAATCAACTCTACTTCTTCAGTTGAAAGAATGGTAAGGTTAGGCAAATTCATACTCCACTTAACTGCTTTGAATCTAATATCTTACTTACAATCTACAGCTTCAATATTCGTCCACACAGTTCCGGTCTCACCCGCCGGACGGATTTCGCACATCCCGTCCCAGGTGACGTCTTCACGGAAAACCTTTACGCCGTCGCGGGTGATTCCCACCAGTCCCGTCTTTGCCAGCTTCATGAAAGCGGCGCGATCCTTCTGGGAGATCATGCGCATCGCTTTGTCGAACAGTTCTTCCGAGGCCGCGAAAACGTAGCCTTTTTTTGTGTAGCAGGGGCCACCGGCAAAAGCCGAGGCCGAGAAGATGAAAAGAAGCGCCGTCGAGAGGAGCAGCGTTTTCATGGCAGGTCCGAGGCGGCCCGGTTTCATGCACTGACGGGCAGGCCGGGTGCCTCGACTGTGCGGTGATCCAATCTTGTTGTGGTCGCCTGATAACGTATAGGCGGTAAAAAGTGGATACCCGCAACCTTGTTTTTTTTCAAGGGGGGCAGCAGCCGATTCGCCTCCGCCTCTTGAACCGTTCCACATCCGAGAGCGGCACGCGGATACCCCGGTTTTTGCCCACCCGGAAGGCCTTGGGGAACTCGCCTTCGTTCAGCAGTTCATAGAAGGCGCTCTTGCCGATGTTCAGCATCTTGCAGACCGTCTTGTAGTTCAGAGCCGGATCCTTGTGCGTCATGATTACCTCGAAAACCAGGTTGGGCGCGTCCCCACCAGAGAACCTTGTCTGGCCGGGCGGGCTGTGGGTTGCTTGGGGGCGGAGCCGGGC is a genomic window of Desulfovibrio oxyclinae DSM 11498 containing:
- a CDS encoding helix-turn-helix transcriptional regulator, encoding MTHKDPALNYKTVCKMLNIGKSAFYELLNEGEFPKAFRVGKNRGIRVPLSDVERFKRRRRIGCCPP
- a CDS encoding ATP-binding protein, whose amino-acid sequence is MNLPNLTILSTEEVELILAKQESHFIDFKDKRITPGKLTKSLSGFANAAGGELYVGIAEQENSFVWDGFERQEDANQIIQTFDEIFNFPSGYDCKFLQHPENNDLVLHIEVRKNPKVIKASDGNVYLRRSAQSVKLTEERIKELEYSKGISSFEDELVPINTDEISNSLVALEFVLNTVPNVEPDEWLCKQQLIIKEKPTVAGVLLFSDEPQAFLPKQSGIKILQYKSREEKGERDHLAGDPITIEGCLYEIIYEAVNKVKEIVESIRVYRNGNLESIQYPSETLHEILTNAIIHRDYSIQTDIQVRIFDNRIEVESPGTLPGYITVENILAEQYSRNPKIVRLINKFPNPPNKDVGEGLNTAFDAMKNLKLKPPKVEEKETSVLVTIKHEPLESPIEAIIAYVCEHGSITNRIGRELTGISSENTMKNHFYKMRDNGELEQVPDLKGNKAAWRFTEVGIKKYLDK